From a single Marmota flaviventris isolate mMarFla1 chromosome 5 unlocalized genomic scaffold, mMarFla1.hap1 SUPER_5_unloc_1, whole genome shotgun sequence genomic region:
- the LOC139703641 gene encoding olfactory receptor 2T4-like has translation MDITTWMTNHTGWADFILVGLFRQSQHPALLCMVIFMVFLMALSGNAVLIILIHSNTQLHTPMYFFISQLSLMDMMYISITVPKMLLDQVLGVSTISVPECGIQMFLYVTLAGSEFFLLAAMAYDRYVAICHPLRYPVLMNHRVCLLLASGCWFLGSVDGFMFTPVTMTFPFCRSREIQHFFCEVPAVLKLSCSDTSLYEVFMYLCCVLMLLILVTVISGSYYFILLTIHRMNSAEGRKKALATCSSHMMVVILFYGAAIYTYMLPRSSHTPEKDMMVSVFYTILTPVLNPLIYSFRNKDVMGALKKMLNVGPVFKENTA, from the coding sequence ATGGACATCACCACCTGGATGACCAACCACACGGGGTGGGCAGATTTCATCCTAGTGGGACTCTTCAGGCAATCCCAACACCCAGCTCTGCTTTGCATGGTCATCTTTATGGTTTTCCTGATGGCCTTGTCTGGAAATGCTGTCCTGATCATTCTGATACACTCCAACACCCAGcttcacacccccatgtacttcttcatcAGCCAGCTGTCCCTCATGGACATGATGTACATCTCCATCACTGTGCCCAAGATGCTCCTGGATCAGGTACTGGGTGTGAGTACCATCTCAGTCCCAGAATGTGGGATACAGATGTTCCTCTATGTGACACTAGCAGGTTCTGAGTTTTTCCTTCTGGcagccatggcctatgaccgctatgtggccatctgccatcCGCTCCGTTACCCTGTCCTCATGAACCACAGGGTGTGTCTCCTCCTGGCAtctggctgctggttcctgggaTCAGTGGATGGCTTCATGTTCACTCCTGTCACCATGACCTTCCCATTCTGCAGATCCCGGGAGATCCagcacttcttctgtgaagtcccCGCTGTACTGAAGCTCTCCTGCTCAGACACCTCGCTCTATGAGGTTTTCATGTACCTGTGCTGCGTCCTCATGCTCCTCATCCTGGTGACAGTCATTTCAGGCTCTTACTACTTTATCTTGCTCACTATCCACAGGATGAACTCAGCAGAGGGCAGGAAGAAGGCcctggccacctgctcctcacacaTGATGGTGGTCATTCTCTTTTATGGGGCTGCTATCTACACCTACATGCTCCCCAGATCCAGCCACACCCCAGAGAAGGACATGATGGTGTCCGTCTTTTACACCATACTCACCCCTGTGCTGAATCCTTTAATCTATAGTTTTAGGAATAAGGATGTCATGGGAGCACTAAAGAAAATGTTGAATGTGGGaccagtttttaaagaaaacacagcGTAA